In Aspergillus fumigatus Af293 chromosome 4, whole genome shotgun sequence, one genomic interval encodes:
- a CDS encoding putative extracellular sialidase/neuraminidase, producing MQSMRFMILALLVQFLPAWAINDPAKSAAPYHDEFPLFRSANMASPDKLSTGIGFHSFRIPAVVRTTTGRILAFAEGRRHTNQDFGDINLVYKRTKTTANNGASPSDWEPLREVVGSGAGTWGNPTPVVDDDNTIYLFLSWNGATYSQNGKDVLPDGTVTKKIDSTWEGRRHLYLTESRDDGNTWSKPVDLTKELTPDGWAWDAVGPGNGIRLTTGELVIPAMGRNIIGRGAPGNRTWSVQRLSGAGAEGTIVQTPDGKLYRNDRPSQKGYRMVARGTLEGFGAFAPDAGLPDPACQGSVLRYNSDAPARTIFLNSASGTSRRAMRVRISYDADAKKFNYGRKLEDAKVSGAGHEGGYSSMTKTGDYKIGALVESDFFNDGTGKNSYRAIIWRRFNLSWILNGPNN from the coding sequence ATGCAGTCGATGCGCTTCATGATCCTGGCACTGCTGGTGCAGTTCCTCCCGGCATGGGCCATCAACGACCCGGCCAAGTCGGCCGCCCCCTACCACGATGAattccctctcttccgcAGCGCCAACATGGCCTCGCCAGACAAACTGTCCACCGGAATCGGCTTCCACTCGTTCCGCATCCCCGCTGTGGTCCGCACCACCACCGGAcgcatcctcgccttcgCCGAGGGCCGCCGACACACCAACCAAGACTTTGGCGACATCAACCTTGTCTACAAGCGCACCAAGACAACCGCCAACAACGGCGCCAGTCCGTCCGACTGGGAGCCTCTCCGGGAAGTCGTCGGCTCCGGCGCCGGCACCTGGGGCAATCCGACCCCggtcgtcgacgacgacaacacCATCTACCTGTTTCTCTCGTGGAACGGCGCCACCTACAGCCAGAACGGCAAGGACGTCCTCCCCGACGGCACGGTCACCAAGAAAATCGACTCCACCTGGGAAGGCCGCCGACACCTGTACCTCACCGAGTCCCGAGACGACGGCAACACCTGGTCCAAGCCCGTCGATCTCACCAAGGAACTGACCCCGGACGGCTGGGCCTGGGACGCGGTCGGCCCCGGCAACGGCATCCGCCTCACGACCGGCGAGCTGGTCATCCCCGCCATGGGCCGCAACATCATCGGGCGCGGCGCGCCGGGCAACCGCACGTGGAGCGTGCAGCGGCTGTCCGGGGCCGGGGCGGAGGGGACGATCGTGCAGACGCCCGACGGGAAGCTGTACCGCAATGACCGGCCCAGCCAGAAGGGGTACCGGATGGTGGCGCGCGGGACGCTCGAGGGCTTCGGGGCGTTTGCCCCGGACGCTGGGCTGCCGGACCCGGCGTGCCAGGGATCGGTGCTGCGGTATAACAGCGATGCGCCGGCGCGGACGATCTTTCTGAATTCCGCGTCGGGGACGAGTCGGCGGGCGATGCGCGTGCGGATCAGCTACGATGCGGACGCGAAGAAGTTCAACTACGGGCGCAAGCTGGAGGATGCCAAGGTCAGCGGGGCGGGTCATGAAGGGGGTTATTCGAGTATGACCAAGACGGGGGATTACAAGATTGGGGCGTTGGTGGAGAGCGATTTCTTCAATGATGGCACTGGCAAGAATTCGTATCGGGCGATCATCTGGAGGAGATTCAATCTGTCGTGGATCCTGAATGGTCCTAACAATTAG